The Cognatishimia activa nucleotide sequence TGCTGCAAGGTGGAAAATTCGGAAATCCAATTGCAGGTGCTCGCGTGCTTGACCTATTCGCGGGGACAGGCGCACTTGGCCTAGAGGCGCTGTCGCGCGGGGCGGAAAGCGTCTGCTTTGTTGACGATGGTCGCAAATCTCAAAACCTCATAAGGCAGAACATCCAAATCACACGCAGCAAAGCCTCTTGTACACTTCTAGGCCGAGACGCTGCGCGGCTACCTGCGAATTCTGATACGCCTTACGATCTGGTCTTTCTGGACCCTCCTTATGGAAAGGGACTGGGACTGAAAGCCCTGCAATCCGCTGTGAGCGGAGGCTGGATCGCCAATGACGCTTTGATCGTCTTTGAAGAAAACGCACCGCAAATAGCGTCAGAGGGTTTCACGCTTCTGGACCAGCGAAAATACGGCGACACCCATATCACCTTTCTCGAATTCGCCGGGGATTGAACCGCGTTCACGATCATTCTCGGCATTGTGACATCTCCGATCCGTTTCTGTGCTAAGCTGGTTCCAGGATCGCGGGCCAATCCGGAACTGACACGAAGGCCCGAGGAAACGACGCAATACCCATTGGGCGTTTGAAGGTTCCGTGATCTCGGCCTGCTTGAGTAATCAAGGAGGAGAAAATGGTTCAAACCATTGGGAACCCATTGTCTTGGGGCGCTAAGGCGCTCGGCAGCACTGGACGCACAGCTGGCGAAGTCGCGGCTCATCTGGGCGGCGATGCAGAAACGACGCCAAAGATTCAAAAGCTGAGCATGGACGATATCCGTGCGGCTCTCTCGTTAGGTTGGCAAGACGTATTGAAGTTTCGCAGCGACGTTCTGGCGCTTGTGGTGATATATCCGCTGATCGGATTTGCCTTGGCTTTTCTGGCCTTTGAGCAAGCGTTGCTACCCATGCTGTTTCCGATGGCGGCAGGTTTTGCGCTCTTAGGGCCAGTTGCCAGCATTGGAATGTATGAAATCAGTCGTCAGAACGAAGAAAACGGGTCAGCGAGTTGGGGATCAGCGCTGTCAGCTTTACGCGGCCGCGTGGTCGGACCCGTTATGACGCTTGGCTTCTTTATGCTGGGCTGGTTCATGCTTTGGATGGCGGCAGCCTTTGCGATCTACTCAGTAACACTTGGTCCGGCAATGCCGACGAGCACCATGGGTTTCATATCGGATGTCTTCACCACTTCGGCAGGGTGGAGCATGATCATGGCTGGAATGGCCGTTGGGGCTTTCTTTGCCGTGGTGGTCTTACTGGTTTCTGCCATCGGATTCCCGATGTTAATCGACAGGCCTGTCGGATTGCCGGTTGCTGTGGTCACCTCCGCAAGCGTGGTTCGGCAGAATTTAATGCCGATGATCGGCTGGGGTGTGACTGTGGCAGTCCTACTCGCCTTGGCATCTATCCCGGTCTTTCTTGGGCTGATCCTTGTACTGCCTTGGCTTGGTCACGCGACATGGCATCTCTACCGGATGGCTGTCAGTTACGACTAAAATCTAAGGGCGCCGTGAGGCGCCCTTTTCTTAGCTTTTGTAGGTCGGATGAAATGTCCCGGCGGGCGAGAGTGTGAATATCTCAAACCCGTCTGACGTGACCCCAATTGAATGCTCAAATTGCGCCGACAGAGATTTGTCGCGGGTCACAGCGGTCCAATCATCTGCAAGCACTTTGGTCTCTGGACGACCCAGATTGATCATCGGCTCGATCGTAAAGAACATACCTTCTTCCAGTACTGGACCTGTTCCCGGGCGTCCATAATGCAGGACATTTGGTGGCTCGTGGAATTGACGCCCGAGCCCGTGTCCGCAGAAGTCGCGTACAACGCTCATACGGTGCCCTTCTGCAAAGCTCTGGATAGCGTGACCAATGTCGCCAAAGGTATTCCCTGGCTTCACGGTTTCGATGCCCTTCATCAAGGCATCATGAGTGATTTGGATCAGACGTTCGGATTTCCGAGACAACCTACCCGCCACGTACATGCGGCTTGAATCGCCAAACCAACCATCCACTATCGTGGTCACATCGATGTTCAGGATATCGCCATCCTTCAGCTTTTTCTCGCCCGGAATACCGTGACAAACCACGTGGTTCACAGAAATGCAGCTGGCGTGCTGATAGCCTTTGTAACCGATGGTCGCTGACTTGGCACCTGCCGCTTCCACCTTTTCGGTGATGATCCGGTCGATCTCACCTGTCGTCTGGCCCGGATAAACATGCTCCGCGATCTCATCGAGAATCTTTGCAGTCACCTGACCGGCGGCATGCATACCGGCATAGTCAGCCTGCTGATAGATCTTGATCCCATCACGGGTTTGTCCTGCCCTACCAATCATATGGTGTGCTCCAAGTGGTCAAAGTTTCTTCTACTTAGGATGGATTGTCCTAAAGAACCAGAGGGGCCTTAGCGAATAAACGGCAATGATTTTCCGATGAGAATTTCCTGTGGAGTGATTTGGCAATCATACGCAAGAACCTGAACGCCAGCATCAATCGCTACATCAAACGCCGTCGCATAAGTCGGATCAATGTCCTCTGCCAATGTCACGTGATCGCAATCGGTTCGTTGGACGAGGTACAGCATCATGGCCTTATCCCCATTTCGCACAACTTCCGTTAGCTCTCCAAGATGCTTCGTTCCCCGCGAAGTCACGCTGTCAGGAAACTCCGCCTTTCCCGGCTCACGTGAAAGGGTCACCGATTTCACCTCGACATAGAGATCAGGCGCGGCTTCTTTTGTGAGTAGAAAATCGATCCGGCTGTTCTGGCCGTATTTCACCTCTGGTCTAATGGTCTGGTAATCCGCCAACTCTGGGAGTTCCTTCGCCATCAGCGCTGCCTTTAGAGCACGGTTCGGGACCGATGTGTCCACGCCAGTGAAATGACCATTTTCATGATCCACGATACGCCAGCCGTATTTGAGTTTCTTCTTGGGATCATCATTGGGTTCAAGCCAAATCCTGATCCCCGGATCCTTCAGCCCCATCATGGAGCCTGGATTGGCGCAATGAGCAGTTATCTCTGTTCCATCTTCCAGCCGCGCGTCAGCGAGGAAGCGCTTGTAGCGTTTGATGAGGGTGGCTGGGACAAGGTCTTGGGCAAAATTCATAGGCTTAACTGCCCCACACTTTGATCCAATCAAAGCACGGGGTTGCCGTTTGTTTCGAACTTTATATCTATCTAATGATAGACAACCAAAGTTAAGTGAGCCCGTGACACGTTCTGATACAGCCAATCGAATCTTAAATGTGGCAGAGAAAGCCGCGCGGGCTGGAGGCTATGGTGCCTTTAGCTTCCGAGAGATTGCCGCAGAAATCGGGATTAAATCCGCCTCTGTTCACTATCATTTCCCGACAAAGGAGGCCTTGGGTGAAGCATTGGCGGCCAGATACACTGATCGCTTTCTAAGTGCATTGGGTGATCCACACTCCGGTTCGCGGCATGAAAACTTGCAGTCCTATATCCAGAACTATGCAAAAGCACTGAAAGACGACGGGCTAATGTGTCTCTGCGGCATGTTCGGAGCCGAGATTCAAAAGCTGCCAGAATCTGTCGCCAGGCAAACCCAAGACTTTTTCAAACGCAACCTCGTATGGCTTGAATCTGTCTACATGGCGGCAGGTGCAAATGAGATCGAAGCGCGACAAAATGCTGCCAGCCTAATCTCTTGTCTAGAGGGAGCCATGATCCTTGCGCGTGCGATGGAAGATTCAGACCTATTTGACCAAGCAACTGCCCATCTTGGCTGAGCCCTTTTGACTTGTCTCATCGGATGGTCACGCTAATTTGCCAGCGATTGAAGGAGCCATCATGCAAAACCCAACCGCAGCAATGGTCGTTATCGGCGACGAAATCCTTTCCGGTCGCACGCGCGATGCGAATATGCATTTTTTAGCCTGTGAACTAACGCAAAAAGGCATCGATCTCAAAGAAGTTCGCGTGATCAGCGATGACGCTTCGATTATCACTGAAACCGTGAAACAAGTGGCGGGATCTTACGACCATGTGTTCACCTCAGGTGGTATTGGTCCGACGCATGATGATATCACCGCCGATTGTGTTGCCGCTGCCTTTGGTCAACACATCGATGTCCGCGCTGATGCCAGAGACTTGC carries:
- the rsmD gene encoding 16S rRNA (guanine(966)-N(2))-methyltransferase RsmD, which translates into the protein MRIVAGQFRGTALAAVGKGDSAAHLRPTTDRIRESLFNVLQGGKFGNPIAGARVLDLFAGTGALGLEALSRGAESVCFVDDGRKSQNLIRQNIQITRSKASCTLLGRDAARLPANSDTPYDLVFLDPPYGKGLGLKALQSAVSGGWIANDALIVFEENAPQIASEGFTLLDQRKYGDTHITFLEFAGD
- a CDS encoding DUF2189 domain-containing protein, coding for MVQTIGNPLSWGAKALGSTGRTAGEVAAHLGGDAETTPKIQKLSMDDIRAALSLGWQDVLKFRSDVLALVVIYPLIGFALAFLAFEQALLPMLFPMAAGFALLGPVASIGMYEISRQNEENGSASWGSALSALRGRVVGPVMTLGFFMLGWFMLWMAAAFAIYSVTLGPAMPTSTMGFISDVFTTSAGWSMIMAGMAVGAFFAVVVLLVSAIGFPMLIDRPVGLPVAVVTSASVVRQNLMPMIGWGVTVAVLLALASIPVFLGLILVLPWLGHATWHLYRMAVSYD
- the map gene encoding type I methionyl aminopeptidase gives rise to the protein MIGRAGQTRDGIKIYQQADYAGMHAAGQVTAKILDEIAEHVYPGQTTGEIDRIITEKVEAAGAKSATIGYKGYQHASCISVNHVVCHGIPGEKKLKDGDILNIDVTTIVDGWFGDSSRMYVAGRLSRKSERLIQITHDALMKGIETVKPGNTFGDIGHAIQSFAEGHRMSVVRDFCGHGLGRQFHEPPNVLHYGRPGTGPVLEEGMFFTIEPMINLGRPETKVLADDWTAVTRDKSLSAQFEHSIGVTSDGFEIFTLSPAGTFHPTYKS
- the sfsA gene encoding DNA/RNA nuclease SfsA, whose product is MNFAQDLVPATLIKRYKRFLADARLEDGTEITAHCANPGSMMGLKDPGIRIWLEPNDDPKKKLKYGWRIVDHENGHFTGVDTSVPNRALKAALMAKELPELADYQTIRPEVKYGQNSRIDFLLTKEAAPDLYVEVKSVTLSREPGKAEFPDSVTSRGTKHLGELTEVVRNGDKAMMLYLVQRTDCDHVTLAEDIDPTYATAFDVAIDAGVQVLAYDCQITPQEILIGKSLPFIR
- a CDS encoding TetR/AcrR family transcriptional regulator; the protein is MTRSDTANRILNVAEKAARAGGYGAFSFREIAAEIGIKSASVHYHFPTKEALGEALAARYTDRFLSALGDPHSGSRHENLQSYIQNYAKALKDDGLMCLCGMFGAEIQKLPESVARQTQDFFKRNLVWLESVYMAAGANEIEARQNAASLISCLEGAMILARAMEDSDLFDQATAHLG